A genomic segment from Nicotiana tabacum cultivar K326 chromosome 7, ASM71507v2, whole genome shotgun sequence encodes:
- the LOC107796833 gene encoding uncharacterized protein LOC107796833, with product MTKQNFTTIPVAPLPVPTACGNCGVEERCFLHHVRHRGIFRRLCTNCVLRLNTQSFCPTCLLVYDPSPPPSSSSNGLVSCHKCYSLSHNSCVGLNPPHPYVCSLCVNPNSPVFFLKKGKDVGVDNEDAMVIDKQAARVLLTAARIAAGTMNKAAVAAKVEAERRAKDAAFTRKRAREALDHVAYLDARDKMKKKDVLLRLPSNVNNRGSSNNNRCLSMVVAAVPLEEVHNVLNANAADRLDGSSEVLVALNAVDLKGQNPVPGLPNGSAMDVEMNRGAMVIPTTSAINHSGASGAEEDKSGELECSNGQREMVNKTEQDQDQHMVNPNAGKSNGSISHQ from the coding sequence atgacaaaacaaaacttCACCACTATCCCCGTGGCCCCTCTCCCCGTTCCCACCGCATGCGGCAACTGCGGCGTCGAGGAACGGTGTTTTCTCCACCACGTCCGTCACCGAGGGATATTCCGGCGACTTTGCACTAACTGTGTTCTCAGACTTAACACTCAATCATTTTGCCCTACTTGCTTGCTCGTTTACGACCCTTCCCCTCCCCCTTCCTCTTCCTCAAACGGCCTCGTTTCATGCCACAAATGCTATTCACTCTCTCACAACTCCTGCGTGGGCCTCAACCCTCCTCACCCTTACGTTTGTTCCCTTTGTGTTAACCCTAATTCCCCTGTTTTTTTCCTCAAAAAGGGAAAAGATGTTGGTGTGGATAATGAGGATGCTATGGTTATTGATAAGCAGGCAGCTAGGGTTTTGTTAACGGCCGCGAGGATCGCCGCCGGGACTATGAATAAAGCTGCTGTGGCTGCTAAGGTGGAGGCGGAGAGGAGGGCGAAGGACGCTGCGTTTACTAGGAAACGAGCTAGAGAGGCTTTAGATCATGTTGCTTACCTTGATGCTAGGgataaaatgaagaagaaggatgtttTATTGCGGTTGCCTTCGAATGTGAACAACAGAGGCAGTAGTAATAATAATCGATGCCTTAGTATGGTTGTAGCTGCTGTGCCATTGGAGGAGGTGCATAATGTCCTGAATGCAAATGCAGCAGATAGGTTGGATGGTTCTTCTGAGGTTTTGGTAGCTTTGAATGCTGTGGACTTGAAAGGGCAGAATCCAGTCCCAGGGTTGCCTAATGGGTCTGCAATGGATGTGGAGATGAACAGGGGTGCAATGGTGATCCCTACTACATCTGCTATTAATCATAGCGGTGCTTCTGGAGCTGAGGAGGACAAGTCTGGGGAACTGGAGTGTTCGAATGGCCAAAGGGAGATGGTAAACAAGACCGAACAGGATCAAGATCAGCATATGGTAAATCCCAATGCTGGGAAATCGAATGGTAGTATCTCGCATCAATAA